Proteins from one Bifidobacterium sp. ESL0732 genomic window:
- a CDS encoding Zn-dependent alcohol dehydrogenase, translated as MPQKIKASVAYGIGKGFAQPEEIIIDDPIGAEVLVDVQASGLCHSDLHLVEDDDQFFPFPAVIGHEVAGIVEAVGPEVQGIKVGDHVVASLEQVCGHCANCLNGHPQSCSQQQECVRKPGEKPRLSFPDGRPITQAFGTGGFAEKALIHENQLAVVNNEVKWDEAACIGCATITGAGAAINTAHVRPGDTVAVVGTGGIGLNIISGARICGAKKIIAIDLLDNKLEFAKKFGATDVVNSSNEDPVAKVRELTDGGVDEAFEAIGFESTMKQCWDMLGVDGTAYCIGLAKPDATINLEINPADLLVHQRGFKGVWMGSTNIKHDIPMYADLAVDGRLNMHDIVSQHINLSQIDEAYVQLKQGKVIRSVITEF; from the coding sequence ATGCCACAAAAGATCAAGGCATCCGTAGCGTACGGCATCGGCAAGGGATTTGCTCAGCCGGAAGAGATTATCATCGACGACCCGATTGGCGCCGAGGTTCTGGTGGACGTTCAGGCGAGCGGCCTGTGCCATTCCGATCTGCATCTGGTCGAGGACGACGACCAATTCTTCCCGTTCCCGGCCGTCATCGGCCATGAAGTAGCCGGCATTGTCGAGGCTGTTGGCCCCGAAGTCCAGGGCATCAAGGTCGGCGATCACGTCGTCGCCTCGCTCGAGCAGGTGTGCGGCCATTGCGCCAACTGCCTCAACGGCCATCCGCAGTCCTGCTCGCAGCAGCAGGAGTGCGTGCGCAAGCCCGGCGAGAAGCCGCGCCTGTCCTTCCCCGACGGCCGCCCGATCACGCAGGCCTTCGGCACCGGCGGTTTCGCCGAGAAGGCGCTGATCCATGAAAACCAGCTCGCCGTGGTCAACAACGAGGTCAAGTGGGACGAGGCCGCCTGCATCGGCTGCGCCACCATCACCGGCGCGGGTGCTGCCATCAACACCGCGCACGTTCGTCCCGGCGACACCGTGGCCGTGGTCGGCACTGGTGGCATCGGCCTCAACATCATCTCCGGCGCTCGCATCTGCGGCGCCAAGAAGATCATCGCCATCGACCTGCTCGACAACAAACTCGAGTTCGCGAAGAAGTTCGGTGCCACCGACGTGGTCAACTCCTCCAACGAGGACCCGGTCGCCAAGGTGCGCGAGCTCACCGACGGCGGTGTGGACGAGGCGTTCGAGGCCATCGGCTTCGAGTCGACGATGAAGCAGTGCTGGGATATGCTCGGCGTTGACGGCACCGCCTACTGCATCGGCCTGGCCAAGCCCGACGCGACCATCAACCTCGAGATCAACCCGGCCGACCTGCTGGTGCACCAGCGCGGCTTCAAGGGCGTCTGGATGGGCTCGACCAACATCAAGCACGACATCCCGATGTATGCCGACCTCGCCGTCGACGGCCGCCTGAACATGCACGACATCGTCAGCCAGCACATCAACCTCAGCCAGATCGACGAGGCCTACGTCCAGCTCAAGCAGGGCAAGGTCATCCGCTCCGTCATCACCGAGTTCTGA
- a CDS encoding alcohol dehydrogenase catalytic domain-containing protein, whose amino-acid sequence MPQTIKASVSYGLNQGFSEPEDVVIDDPKGAEVLVDIKGSGLCHSDLHVVDDGNALGFSFPMILGHEVSGVVEAVGPFVSGLKVGDRVVASLEQVCGHCANCLNGHPEVCTQPQECVRGADETPRLSFPDGRPIYQGWGIGGFAEKALIHENQLAVINDQVPWDQAACLGCATITGAGAAINTAHVRPGDTVAVVGTGGVGLNVISGARIAGASKIIAIDILDNKLEFARKFGATDVVNSKKEDPVAKVRELTNGGVDKSFEVIGFPATVKQAWDMLGMHGTTYCIGMSNPGSKLTIDVDTASILVPEKGLRGVSMGSTNIKHDLPMYADFVVDGRLNMKDLISQNINLGQINQGYDQLQKGEVIRSVITEF is encoded by the coding sequence ATGCCGCAAACAATTAAGGCGTCGGTTTCGTATGGTTTGAATCAAGGTTTCTCAGAGCCTGAAGATGTAGTGATTGATGATCCGAAGGGCGCTGAGGTACTGGTTGACATCAAGGGATCAGGTCTATGCCATTCTGATCTGCATGTTGTCGATGATGGTAATGCGCTCGGATTCTCGTTCCCCATGATTTTGGGACATGAGGTTTCCGGTGTGGTCGAAGCGGTTGGGCCATTTGTGTCCGGCTTGAAGGTCGGTGATCGTGTCGTCGCGTCCCTAGAACAGGTATGCGGCCATTGCGCGAACTGCTTGAACGGTCATCCTGAGGTCTGTACTCAGCCCCAGGAATGCGTGCGTGGCGCGGATGAGACCCCGCGCCTTTCCTTCCCCGATGGACGTCCGATTTACCAAGGATGGGGCATTGGCGGATTTGCCGAGAAGGCGCTGATTCACGAGAACCAGCTCGCTGTGATCAACGACCAAGTGCCGTGGGATCAGGCCGCCTGCCTGGGTTGCGCGACGATTACCGGTGCCGGCGCGGCGATCAATACGGCGCATGTCCGTCCTGGCGATACTGTGGCCGTCGTCGGCACGGGCGGTGTCGGCCTCAACGTGATTTCCGGTGCCAGAATTGCCGGTGCCAGCAAGATTATCGCGATTGACATTCTCGATAATAAGCTTGAGTTCGCTCGTAAGTTCGGCGCGACCGATGTGGTCAACTCCAAGAAGGAGGATCCGGTCGCCAAGGTTCGTGAGCTTACCAACGGCGGTGTCGACAAGTCGTTTGAAGTCATCGGCTTCCCGGCTACGGTCAAGCAGGCGTGGGATATGCTGGGCATGCATGGCACGACCTATTGCATCGGCATGTCCAATCCGGGCTCGAAACTGACCATCGACGTCGACACTGCGAGCATCCTCGTTCCCGAGAAGGGGCTGCGCGGTGTGTCGATGGGCTCGACCAACATCAAGCATGATTTGCCGATGTATGCCGATTTCGTGGTCGACGGGCGTCTCAACATGAAGGATCTGATTAGTCAGAATATCAACCTCGGCCAGATTAACCAGGGCTATGACCAGCTGCAGAAGGGCGAGGTCATCCGTTCGGTCATCACCGAGTTCTGA
- a CDS encoding aldo/keto reductase: protein MSAGETKGTVPKIPNITLSDGNKIPQIGLGVLRISDDDVTAVVESGLEVGYRHIDAAAGYNNEPGVGRALAETGFNTGEARKSLWVTTKLKDSEQGYDSALKAFDRQLGDLRLDYVDMYMLHWPTPFNWRSGETWKALMKLRDEGRVRTLGVCNFLPEHLERLHRETGEWPTVNQIELHPTWQQREVVAFCKAHGIAVEAYSPMARGADLNAGDGTIARIAAAHNVSPAQVILRWHIENGTIIIPKSVHTQRQRENLDLFGFALTADEHAQIDALDGPTRAGHDPMTFTYA, encoded by the coding sequence ATGAGCGCTGGAGAAACCAAAGGAACAGTACCGAAAATTCCGAATATCACGCTAAGCGATGGCAACAAAATCCCGCAAATTGGACTTGGCGTACTGCGTATCAGCGACGACGACGTGACCGCCGTTGTCGAATCCGGACTTGAGGTCGGATACCGGCATATCGATGCTGCCGCGGGCTACAACAATGAGCCTGGCGTAGGGCGTGCGCTTGCGGAAACCGGTTTCAATACAGGCGAGGCGCGCAAGTCGCTGTGGGTGACCACAAAACTTAAGGATTCCGAACAGGGTTATGACAGTGCACTCAAGGCGTTCGACCGGCAACTGGGTGACTTGCGGCTTGATTACGTTGACATGTATATGCTGCATTGGCCGACTCCGTTCAACTGGCGTTCCGGCGAGACATGGAAGGCGCTGATGAAGCTGCGCGACGAGGGACGTGTGCGCACGCTCGGTGTCTGCAATTTCCTGCCTGAGCATCTCGAGCGCTTGCATCGAGAAACAGGGGAGTGGCCGACGGTTAATCAGATTGAGCTGCACCCCACGTGGCAGCAGCGCGAGGTCGTCGCTTTCTGTAAAGCGCATGGCATCGCTGTAGAAGCATATTCGCCGATGGCCCGTGGAGCCGACCTCAATGCTGGAGATGGCACCATCGCCCGGATCGCTGCAGCACACAACGTTTCGCCCGCTCAGGTCATCTTGCGTTGGCATATCGAAAACGGCACCATCATCATCCCCAAATCCGTGCATACGCAGCGCCAGCGCGAGAACCTCGACCTCTTTGGATTCGCCTTGACCGCAGATGAGCATGCGCAGATAGATGCCCTCGACGGCCCGACGCGCGCCGGCCACGACCCGATGACCTTCACCTATGCGTGA